One window of Mauremys reevesii isolate NIE-2019 linkage group 4, ASM1616193v1, whole genome shotgun sequence genomic DNA carries:
- the DMAC2L gene encoding ATP synthase subunit s, mitochondrial, whose protein sequence is MMLLGKFIQPVLSLKKLSTPGARRHFWAWLNAVFNKVDYERIQAVGPDRAASEWLLRCGALVRFQGYDKWQRDYNGLPTGPLGKYKIQAIDATESCIMYRGFDYLDGLKHVEEIKLSNCIYIQDECLQRISETESLQKSLLRLMIISCGNVTDKGIIALHKLTNLEYLFLSDLPGIREKETTVQILKKSMPSLELELDLE, encoded by the exons ATGATGCTGTTGGGAAAGTTCATACAACCAGTGCTCAGCTTAAAGAAACTATCAACCCCAGGTGCACGCAGGCACTTCTGGGCATGGCTGAATGCAGTTTTTAACAA GGTAGACTATGAACGTATACAGGCTGTTGGCCCTGATAGAGCAGCTTCTGAATGGCTTCTGCGGTGTGGGGCGCTGGTTcgtttccaaggctatgataaatGGCAGCGTGACTACAATGGTCTCCCAACAGGGCCTTTAGGAAAATACAAGATACAAGCAATCGATGCCACAGAGTCCTGCATCATGTACCGAGGATTTGATTATTTGG atggTCTCAAACACGTTGAGGAAATTAAGCTGAGCAACTGTATTTATATCCAGGATGAATGTCTGCAGAGGATCAGTGAGACTGAGAGTTTACAGAAAAGCCTCCTGCGACTGATGATAATTTCCTGTGGGAATGTCACAGACAAAGGCATCATAGCACTCCACAAACTAAC gAACCTTGAATATTTATTTCTGAGTGACCTTCCTGGGATAAGAGAGAAAGAAACTACTGTTCAGATCCTTAAGAAATCAATGCCATCACTGGAGCTGGAATTAGATTTAGAATAA